In Hydractinia symbiolongicarpus strain clone_291-10 chromosome 13, HSymV2.1, whole genome shotgun sequence, a single genomic region encodes these proteins:
- the LOC130623923 gene encoding BICD family-like cargo adapter 1 isoform X1 — MYSNMITDEDEDQEYLSSYTVDYELSHQNEDQCMFVENDCTKEEGDLYQQLAEKDHYLILAAEAGKVLLEKNQELTNHYQSLQDEYQQKIEELEQEKHHLKRQLVTRENCYDSRMQDLQQELHNLSGQLDMVQKSSRSFEQSHRSTYEDLALTNNSLLKELDEVKSYNENLAQQVQTLSKRIDGRISNGNKSYNNNIANYDTTDGSPKSDGTQEKDYLEMKNLKEQVHKLSDQKRHLEESLTELAHEKQAITHEQQQTIGKVSTLEGELQELKQQISMCQEDLNKTKKKNVQLKDQLEEYVYMQTSQMRTQSDNSLFNELEMSLSEADMNFQQISTPLKINENGLPNIMISPDADQAKINLEKLKDDLLEVYKKLKVLWMKLTNDESYFDFNNSINSETINGEIISKIVDQIIDLIQGKVMSLGLIDTGNFSPTHLDLDNCDNLSQPDSQTSDQDVDILEQQVHDLNQRLNIATTDLEGAKKELVTSQTSARENEDKALNLTVKVNSQNREIESLRKEREIMMADTTMEEKLKMALEERDAALKRENEVKVKYEETKNDMQKLNNQLISAVEQKLELSEQLEQWQFDMASLIDQQLATKIKRDQQKSKKRSNSTNPARMFAAKFFASRNTSRDSSHSNTPTSKSPVPQKK, encoded by the exons ATGTACTCTAATATGATAACAGATGAAGACGAAGACCAAGAATATTTATCAAGTTATACAGTAGATTACGAGCTAAGTCATCAAAACGAAGACCAGTGTATGTTTGTAGAAAACG ATTGTACCAAAGAAGAAGGTGATCTTTATCAACAACTTGCTGAGAAGGACCATTATTTAATCCTTGCTGCTGAAGCTGGCAAGGTGTTATTAGAAAAGAATCAAGAACTAACAAACCATTATCAATCTTTACAAGACGAGTATCAACAAAAAATAGAG GAACTTGAACAAGAAAAACACCACTTGAAAAGGCAACTTGTTACCAGAGAAAACTGTTACGATTCACGAATGCAGGACCTCCAGCAGGAGCTTCATAACCTAAGTGGGCAATTGGACATGGTTCAAAAATCTTCCCGCTCATTTGAACAATCTCATAGATCTACATATGAGGACTTAGCACTTACAAATAACTCACTTTTAAAAGAACTTGACGAG GTCAAATCATATAACGAAAACCTTGCACAACAAGTTCAAACACTTTCAAAAAGAATAGACGGCCGTATAAGTAATGGAAATAAAAGCTACAATAATAACATTGCGAACTACGATACTACTGATGGCTCCCCTAAATCCGATGGCACACAGGAGAAGGATTACTTAGAAATGAAAAATCTCAAAGAGCAG GTACATAAGCTAAGTGACCAGAAACGTCATTTGGAAGAATCGTTAACAGAGCTGGCTCATGAGAAACAAGCAATCACTCATGAACAGCAGCAAACAATTGGGAAAGTGTCGACTCTTGAGGGAGAACTACAGGAGTTGAAACAACAG ATCTCCATGTGCCAAGAGGACTTAAATAAaaccaaaaagaaaaatgttcaaCTGAAAGATCAACTCGAAGAATATGTTTATATGCAG ACGTCGCAAATGCGCACACAATCAGACAACTCCTTGTTCAATGAGTTGGAAATGTCATTGTCAGAAGCTGATATGAACTTTCAACAAATCAGTACTCctctaaaaataaatgaaaatggcCTTCCAAATATCATGATATCGCCTGATGCTGACCAAGCAAAAATCAATCTGGAAAAA CTCAAAGATGATTTACTTGAGGTGTATAAAAAGTTGAAAGTTTTGTGGATGAAACTTACAAACGACGAAAGTTATTTTGATTTCAATAATAGCATAAACAGCGAGACCATCAATggtgaaattatttcaaaaattgtGGACCAGATCATCGATTTAATTCAAGGTAAAGTGATGTCGCTTGGCTTGATCGATACAGGCAATTTTAGCCCAACACAC CTTGACCTGGATAACTGCGACAATCTTTCTCAACCTGATTCACAAACCTCAGATCAAGACGTCGACATTTTGGAACAACAG GTTCATGATCTGAATCAACGTTTGAACATAGCAACAACGGATCTAGAAGGTGCGAAGAAAGAATTAGTTACTTCACAAACATCAGCGCGTGAGAATGAAGATAAAGCTTTGAATTTGACAGTGAAG GTAAACTCTCAAAATAGAGAAATCGAATCACTTCGAAAGGAGAGAGAAATCATGATGGCGGACACAACTATGGAAGAGAAGTTAAAAATGGCTTTAGAAGAAAGAGATGCTGCGCTAAAGAG AGAAAACGAAGTCAAGGTGAAATACGAGGAAACGAAGAATGACATGCAGAAACTAAATAATCAGTTAATTTCCGCGGTTGAACAGAAACTGGAATTATCTGAGCAGCTAGAACAATGGCAG ttcgaTATGGCTTCTTTAATTGACCAGCAACTCGCAACAAAGATCAAGAGAGATCAACAGAAATCAAAAAAGCGCTCGAACAGCACAAACCCGGCTCGAATGTTTGCTGCCAAATTCTTTGCTAGTAGAAACACGAGTAGGGATTCCAGTCATAGTAATACACCCACATCGAAATCTCCTGTTCCTCAAAAGAAGTAA
- the LOC130623921 gene encoding extracellular calcium-sensing receptor-like encodes MNICCILLLTFLVFISIQSKKHPLSSFSKCRADIVVAGLFPIKIATAKQNASTRECIGEISSHGIQEAMAMVYAVYSINKANALVPNCTIGVDIADSCDANEHAIRKCLQFNFVKAAMRNDYSYVNDFYYSPYRLRSNTVAVVGIRKSSISNSIATMTNLFGVPTISYGSTDRKLSDKDRFPSFARTIPTDKLLAKAISALIRKLKWNIVYAIHDMTDYGLAGFSSFQKYIEDSNLEAKDKSDKICIAKTFSLKSITENTTNFEEALKEDSFVRGFVLFLHKEKATELLLQIFSLNLTSYTWIFSEGIDVTYKLEKMFSTFHTGNVVISLQPASYDFLRSSNLAEYKRFVEENIVNTELYDLIPFLKECVQKNCLLLKKPSYFLPYVIDAVYVVAHTLHDMGVCCGKLCNPDQNFEEFGGLRMQEILNVTFHSALGYRFEFDKHGDVMGQYDIMMLKESPVPKLELAGIWDSRKPASIKLKYLQEKITLLELLQNNPVSTCDVACGNGMGKEASGRHPECCSVCVECQPDEYISSKSQACEPCQTFFTPKPDKSACVELKINTIKYNDKIGIALTTCAVSGQIIVIFVMSVFCKYRRTHIIKASSWEISVTMLVGSLLCYASPYVVIGDISDTTCRVNLIGSGLSLSLLIGALFVKTNRIYRIFSKDVLRKGTPKFLGRGWQLSIVLLITSFDCLLSVSVAFYPLDPVRYERMHSSAENIAYALCYYGKGAAGVWWMFHCILVFICTYQAVLTRKVPGNYNEARNIMLAMMAISLEMLFVLPSFYYGTIGFYRQLTLAIINLVSASSTLFFMFLPKIYILFFRPSENKEHLPHGTLGSFASIRHEEATFAKRRKLDDVDDEVSKATISSQLYKEVAVISNTRL; translated from the exons ATGAATATCTGTTGCATTCTTTTGCTCACGTTCTTAGTCTTCATTTCAATCCAGTCTAAAAAACATCCTTTATCATCTTTCTCAAAATGTCGAGCTGATATAGTTGTAGCTGGCTTGTTTCCCATTAAGATTGCAACAGCGAAACAAAATGCAAGCACAAGGGAATGTATCGGTGAAATAAGCTCTCATGGCATACAAGAAGCAATGGCTATGGTGTATGCTGTTTACAGTATAAACAAAGCGAATGCACTCGTTCCTAATTGTACTATCGGTGTAGATATTGCTGACTCCTGTGATGCAAACGAACACGCCATTAGAAAGTGTTTACAATTCAATTTTGTAAAAGCTGCTATGAGAAACGATTATTCGTACGTGAACGATTTTTATTATTCCCCATATCGTTTAAGAAGTAACACGGTTGCGGTAGTGGGCATTCGTAAAAGCAGTATTAGTAATAGTATCGCTACAATGACGAATTTATTCGGCGTGCCAACGATAAGTTACGGGTCAACCGATCGTAAATTGAGCGACAAGGACAGATTCCCATCGTTTGCGCGTACAATTCCGACCGATAAATTATTAGCTAAAGCAATTTCGGCGTTGATTCGGAAATTAAAATGGAATATTGTTTATGCGATTCATGATATGACGGATTACGGACTAGCTGGTTTCTCAagctttcaaaaatatattgaagATAGCAACTTAGAAGCGAAGGATAAATCTGACAAAATATGCATTGCTAAAACCTTCAGTCTAAAAAGCATTACGGAAAACACCACCAACTTTGAGGAAGCATTGAAGGAAGATTCTTTTGTGCGAgggtttgttttgtttctacATAAAGAAAAAGCAACCGAGTTGTTGCTTCAAATATTCAGCCTTAACTTAACGTCATATACTTGGATTTTCTCTGAAGGAATTGATGTGACATATAAGCTCGAGAAAATGTTTTCAACCTTCCACACAGGGAATGTTGTCATATCTCTTCAACCTGCAAGTTATGATTTTCTTAGATCTTCAAATCTAGCAGAATACAAGCGTTTTGTTGAAGAGAACATTGTCAACACCGAATTGTACGATCTTATACCTTTTCTAAAGGAGTGCGTccagaaaaattgtttattgcTGAAGAAGCCGTCATATTTTTTACCATATGTAATTGACGCTGTATACGTGGTTGCACATACCTTGCATGATATGGGTGTTTGCTGCGGGAAGTTATGTAATCCTGACCAGAATTTCGAAGAATTTGGTGG TTTACGAATGCAGGAAATCTTAAATGTTACGTTCCATAGCGCACTTGGCTATAGATTCGAATTCGACAAACACGGTGACGTCATGGGTCAGTACGACATTATGATGCTAAAGGAAAGTCCGGTACCGAAACTAGAATTAGCGGGTATTTGGGACAGCAGAAAGCCAGCGAGtatcaaattaaaatatttacaagaGAAAATTACGTTATTGGAATTGTTGCAAAACAACCCGGTTTCCACATGCGATGTTGCATGTGGGAACGGCATGGGTAAAGAAGCAAGTGGCAGGCATCCGGAATGCTGCTCAGTATGCGTGGAATGTCAACCGGATGAATATATAAGTAGTAAATCTCAAGCGTGTGAACCATGCCAAACATTTTTCACTCCCAAACCTGATAAATCAGCATGCgtagaattaaaaataaacacgaTTAAATACAACGACAAGATCGGCATCGCTTTGACAACATGTGCTGTGTCGGGACAAATCATAGTGATTTTTGTCATGTCGGTGTTTTGTAAATATCGACGAACTCATATTATAAAAGCTTCGAGTTGGGAAATATCGGTAACGATGCTTGTTGGAAGTCTTCTGTGTTACGCCTCGCCATATGTAGTCATAGGTGATATAAGTGATACAACGTGTCGAGTAAATCTGATTGGTTCAGGGTTATCGCTCAGCTTGCTGATTGGCGCATTATTTGTAAAAACAAATCGTATTTACAGAATTTTTAGTAAAGATGTTCTTCGAAAAG GAACGCCAAAATTTCTCGGGCGTGGATGGCAGCTCTCCATTGTATTGCTGATAACATCCTTTGATTGCTTGCTATCTGTTTCAGTAGCTTTTTATCCCCTCGATCCTGTTCGTTATGAACGAATGCACTCCTCCGCAGAGAACATCGCGTATGCGTTATGTTATTATGGAAAAGGAGCCGCAGGGGTGTGGTGGATGTTTCATTGCATTTTGGTTTTTATATGTACTTATCAAGCAGTTTTGACGCGAAAAGTTCCAGGTAATTATAACGAAGCCCGGAACATTATGCTGGCTATGATGGCAATAAGTTTAGAGATGCTGTTCGTTTTACCAAGTTTCTATTACGGAACAATTGGATTTTATCGGCAGCTAACTTTGGCGATAATTAATTTGGTATCAGCGTCGAGTACACTCTTTTTCATGTTCTTAccgaaaatatatattttgttctttCGACCTTCCGAAAACAAAGAACATCTGCCGCACGGCACATTAGGGAGTTTTGCTTCTATCCGACACGAGGAAGCGACATTTGCAAAACGACGGAAACTAGATGACGTTGACGACGAGGTGTCAAAAGCAACAATATCCAGCCAGTTGTACAAAGAAGTGGCTGTAATTTCCAACACCCGATTGTAA
- the LOC130623927 gene encoding uncharacterized protein LOC130623927 — protein MFLFHRYQFLFSASVYGGSFIELPQRLKAGIEKVLLKERRSVRFYIRSTHRPMSKREMELRTPSEHFQQQEKTFINSVCTDALLQSEKDIYCDWQDKFSKIRNYHEAIFVLGPMGSGKTSTINNELKSHKLYSKYAYVDTDEIMELLHGFKENSVDIFYPIARRIAIKLTDWLLEERISFVAEGTCVKHLELEEYMSRLKEKHYKIRVKRIDGISCELAVQRSRNRSRRRLPDEVVKNIYINSIEGIFKLYELNATKNFFMEF, from the coding sequence ATGTTTCTGTTTCATAGGTACCAGTTTCTTTTTTCTGCCAGCGTATATGGAGGGAGCTTTATTGAGCTTCCCCAGAGATTGAAGGCTGGCATTGAAAAGGTGCTTTTAAAGGAGAGACGATCAGTGCGATTTTATATTAGAAGCACGCATAGACCAATGTCTAAAAGAGAAATGGAGTTAAGAACTCCAAGTGAACATTTTCAGCAACAAGAAAAGACATTTATTAACTCTGTTTGTACTGACGCACTTTTGCAGTctgaaaaagatatatattgtGATTGGCAGGACAAGTTCTCAAAGATTCGTAATTATCATGAAGCAATATTTGTCTTGGGACCAATGGGGTCTGGAAAGACTAGCACCATTAACAATGAACTTAAAAGTCATAAATTATACAGTAAATATGCATATGTTGACACAGATGAAATTATGGAACTGTTACATggatttaaagaaaattcagTGGATATATTTTATCCTATTGCGAGGAGAATAGCAATTAAATTAACAGACTGGTTGCTTGAAGAAAGGATAAGCTTTGTGGCAGAAGGAACTTGTGTTAAACATCTTGAACTGGAGGAATACATGTCTAGGTTAAAAGAGAAACATTATAAAATAAGAGTTAAAAGAATTGATGGCATTTCTTGTGAATTAGCTGTTCAACGTTCTCGAAATCGCTCTCGTCGAAGGCTTCCTGATGAAGTTGTTAAGAATATTTATATCAATTCAATagaaggaatttttaaattgtacGAATTAAATGctacaaagaatttttttatggaaTTTTAG
- the LOC130623923 gene encoding BICD family-like cargo adapter 1 isoform X2, translating into MQQRHSVNMTRSERKELYRHLDKAQRNLDCTKEEGDLYQQLAEKDHYLILAAEAGKVLLEKNQELTNHYQSLQDEYQQKIEELEQEKHHLKRQLVTRENCYDSRMQDLQQELHNLSGQLDMVQKSSRSFEQSHRSTYEDLALTNNSLLKELDEVKSYNENLAQQVQTLSKRIDGRISNGNKSYNNNIANYDTTDGSPKSDGTQEKDYLEMKNLKEQVHKLSDQKRHLEESLTELAHEKQAITHEQQQTIGKVSTLEGELQELKQQISMCQEDLNKTKKKNVQLKDQLEEYVYMQTSQMRTQSDNSLFNELEMSLSEADMNFQQISTPLKINENGLPNIMISPDADQAKINLEKLKDDLLEVYKKLKVLWMKLTNDESYFDFNNSINSETINGEIISKIVDQIIDLIQGKVMSLGLIDTGNFSPTHLDLDNCDNLSQPDSQTSDQDVDILEQQVHDLNQRLNIATTDLEGAKKELVTSQTSARENEDKALNLTVKVNSQNREIESLRKEREIMMADTTMEEKLKMALEERDAALKRENEVKVKYEETKNDMQKLNNQLISAVEQKLELSEQLEQWQFDMASLIDQQLATKIKRDQQKSKKRSNSTNPARMFAAKFFASRNTSRDSSHSNTPTSKSPVPQKK; encoded by the exons ATGCAACAAAGACATTCAGTAAATATGACTCGTTCAGAACGAAAAGAACTATATCGGCATTTGGACAAAGCTCAAAGAAATCTAG ATTGTACCAAAGAAGAAGGTGATCTTTATCAACAACTTGCTGAGAAGGACCATTATTTAATCCTTGCTGCTGAAGCTGGCAAGGTGTTATTAGAAAAGAATCAAGAACTAACAAACCATTATCAATCTTTACAAGACGAGTATCAACAAAAAATAGAG GAACTTGAACAAGAAAAACACCACTTGAAAAGGCAACTTGTTACCAGAGAAAACTGTTACGATTCACGAATGCAGGACCTCCAGCAGGAGCTTCATAACCTAAGTGGGCAATTGGACATGGTTCAAAAATCTTCCCGCTCATTTGAACAATCTCATAGATCTACATATGAGGACTTAGCACTTACAAATAACTCACTTTTAAAAGAACTTGACGAG GTCAAATCATATAACGAAAACCTTGCACAACAAGTTCAAACACTTTCAAAAAGAATAGACGGCCGTATAAGTAATGGAAATAAAAGCTACAATAATAACATTGCGAACTACGATACTACTGATGGCTCCCCTAAATCCGATGGCACACAGGAGAAGGATTACTTAGAAATGAAAAATCTCAAAGAGCAG GTACATAAGCTAAGTGACCAGAAACGTCATTTGGAAGAATCGTTAACAGAGCTGGCTCATGAGAAACAAGCAATCACTCATGAACAGCAGCAAACAATTGGGAAAGTGTCGACTCTTGAGGGAGAACTACAGGAGTTGAAACAACAG ATCTCCATGTGCCAAGAGGACTTAAATAAaaccaaaaagaaaaatgttcaaCTGAAAGATCAACTCGAAGAATATGTTTATATGCAG ACGTCGCAAATGCGCACACAATCAGACAACTCCTTGTTCAATGAGTTGGAAATGTCATTGTCAGAAGCTGATATGAACTTTCAACAAATCAGTACTCctctaaaaataaatgaaaatggcCTTCCAAATATCATGATATCGCCTGATGCTGACCAAGCAAAAATCAATCTGGAAAAA CTCAAAGATGATTTACTTGAGGTGTATAAAAAGTTGAAAGTTTTGTGGATGAAACTTACAAACGACGAAAGTTATTTTGATTTCAATAATAGCATAAACAGCGAGACCATCAATggtgaaattatttcaaaaattgtGGACCAGATCATCGATTTAATTCAAGGTAAAGTGATGTCGCTTGGCTTGATCGATACAGGCAATTTTAGCCCAACACAC CTTGACCTGGATAACTGCGACAATCTTTCTCAACCTGATTCACAAACCTCAGATCAAGACGTCGACATTTTGGAACAACAG GTTCATGATCTGAATCAACGTTTGAACATAGCAACAACGGATCTAGAAGGTGCGAAGAAAGAATTAGTTACTTCACAAACATCAGCGCGTGAGAATGAAGATAAAGCTTTGAATTTGACAGTGAAG GTAAACTCTCAAAATAGAGAAATCGAATCACTTCGAAAGGAGAGAGAAATCATGATGGCGGACACAACTATGGAAGAGAAGTTAAAAATGGCTTTAGAAGAAAGAGATGCTGCGCTAAAGAG AGAAAACGAAGTCAAGGTGAAATACGAGGAAACGAAGAATGACATGCAGAAACTAAATAATCAGTTAATTTCCGCGGTTGAACAGAAACTGGAATTATCTGAGCAGCTAGAACAATGGCAG ttcgaTATGGCTTCTTTAATTGACCAGCAACTCGCAACAAAGATCAAGAGAGATCAACAGAAATCAAAAAAGCGCTCGAACAGCACAAACCCGGCTCGAATGTTTGCTGCCAAATTCTTTGCTAGTAGAAACACGAGTAGGGATTCCAGTCATAGTAATACACCCACATCGAAATCTCCTGTTCCTCAAAAGAAGTAA